In Alkalimarinus alittae, the DNA window CTTGCAACTCAAGCGCCCGACGCCCCCGTAATAGATCATCATGACGATATCAGCGAAATTGAAGATATGTATGCAGAGCCTCCAAGAGATTATGCCCCTAAGTCGAATAATGACAAAGGCACACTTTCTGAAGCGTTTGGGCTGAAAGATAAGGAAGAAGATAAAGAGAAAAACAAAGATGCCTAACTAACACTTATCAATAAGGCCCTCTACAGTCGCCCTTGCGAAGGCGGGGGTTTATATCTCTTTAAAGAATGGATTCCCGCCTTCGCGGGAATGACCAGTTGGAGTCAGAATGAGTGCGCTAGAAGCAGGAGTGGCTGTAGTCGAAACAAAAATGACATCGACATCAGCATAAACATTATTACAGTACGTTAAACCGGGTTATCAATATCTACAAATTCATGCTCAAGACCAAACTCTTCAGCTAACCTTTTACCTAAAGCCATTGCCCCACAGCGTTCTGTAGCATGGTGGCCAGCGGCAAAATAATGTACTCCACTTTCTCTCGCTATATGCACGGTCGGCTCTGATATCTCGCCACTAACATAAGCATCTACTTTAGCCGCTATCGCTTTTTCAATATAACCCTGGGCCCCTCCAGTACACCAGCCGACACGTTCAATCAACTCTTCGTCGTTATTAGTAATCACTTGTGGGGGGCGGCTGAGCTTTTGCTGTAATAAATCTGCAAACTGCTTAACCGTGATAGGCTGCTTAAATCGCCCTACGAGACCAACACTGGGTTTAGCCTCAGGGTCTAACGGTCCATCAACGGATAATTCAAGAAGCTCAGCAAACTGAACGTTATTGCCTAGTTCGGCATGAACATCTAAAGGGAGGTGATAGGCAAGCAAACTCATATCGTTTTCTAATAACGCTTTTATGCGCGCCCTTTTGATACCTACAATAGTTGGCTGCTCGCCCTTCCAAAAATAACCATGATGAACCAACAATAAGTCAGCCCCTCTTGCAATAGCCTCATCAACCAGAGCTTGACTTGCAGTGACGCCAGATACAATTTTTTTTACTTCGCTTCGACCTTCAACCTGCAAGCCATTAGGGCAATAGTCAGATATAGGGC includes these proteins:
- a CDS encoding Nif3-like dinuclear metal center hexameric protein; this translates as MATLDAIVEFANKLMLERPISDYCPNGLQVEGRSEVKKIVSGVTASQALVDEAIARGADLLLVHHGYFWKGEQPTIVGIKRARIKALLENDMSLLAYHLPLDVHAELGNNVQFAELLELSVDGPLDPEAKPSVGLVGRFKQPITVKQFADLLQQKLSRPPQVITNNDEELIERVGWCTGGAQGYIEKAIAAKVDAYVSGEISEPTVHIARESGVHYFAAGHHATERCGAMALGKRLAEEFGLEHEFVDIDNPV